Part of the Coccinella septempunctata chromosome 3, icCocSept1.1, whole genome shotgun sequence genome is shown below.
TTAACCTTTTAGGTTTGTCCTCCCTTTTCGGTCCATGATAAACATTATAAGATAGCATTCCTCTTCGCAGTTTAACGTCTATCTCTTGAGCCCATTGGTTAAGAAGACTGGCAGGGCAGACAACCAAAGTGCCTCCGTTATATTTTCTGTGTCTCTTAGAGAGGGACTCCTTTTCTTCGTCCCTCTCGTCATCATGGTCAATTTCATTTTCTTTCGTTTTCAGCACGAGAGATATCATTGTGAGCGTTTTACCGAGACCCATATCATCCGctggaaaagtatttctttttgaAAAAGACCCCATATTTAAAAGAAAAATGCTGAACTCTGAGAATGCATGCaggatttttgagaaaaaataccTAGAATGCCCCCAGGTGGCTTTTGCTCTTCTCTATACATCAACCAGGCCAAGGCCCTTCTCTGATGATCCATAAGGGTGACCTTAATTCCTTTGGGTTCGTCTGCCATCTGGTCGTCTTTAGGACAATTTTTCAAGGAACCGTGAAGTTGCTCCAAGCTTTCAACGGTGAGAGCTTTTTGATTTTGGTAATTTTCCAGTCCTTTCTTGCCATAAGTTTTGGGTTGGACAATGGCAATACCAGCTTCTAGATTATTCCAGTCCACTACTGGCTTTTTTCCTTGTTCTACAGGTACATCTTCTGCGAATAAGAAAGCAATGCTTgccattttattgaaatatgatGGTTTCTAATTATCATTTAGGGACAgttaaattttgaagaaaatttggaTTCTGATAGATGGCGCTATATACTTCAAGCTTACAATTCATCTCATTTACGATTTTATTCTCAACACCCTGGATCAAGACAATActgccaaatatttttttatggatacCTTTTTCAATTATTCTTTCTCATGTAATTCATGACTTCCAACATTTAACAATTTATTCTATATACCTTACCTTCAGCAACAATCATATTTCGTAGTCGATCTTGGGCTTCCAAAAATTTTGCTTTGGTTTCTTCGAAGCGTTTTTTTAATAGCAGACCTTTATCAGGAAGATTGGATATATTGATCGTAGACATGATTTTCTGAAGAATAACAGAGTGAAGTTACTATCTAAGTTGATACAATGTATGATAAAATCAATATATTCACCTGTGCTTTAAGCATTTCTTGTTCTTTTGATCTGACCAACATCAGCTGGTCATTATATTCTGTCCTCTTACATTCTACTTTTTTCTGTGAGTTATcaatactttttttttgagCGCTAGGGGGTTCTAGTTTCTTAAAAAGATCATCCAATTTCGTTTGCATCTTGCTACCTTTACTTTGTTTGTTATCCTTGGTTCTTCTTATAGTATCTACTTCATCTGAATCACTAGATACTATTACagagttttcattttgagtttttgGTTTGGGAGTTTCCGCATTGAAAGAGTCATCAAGAATTTGACTAGTATCGATAATATcagaatcgagatcagagtccTCTGTATcggaattttcaatttccacTTTTTTATTTTGGGGAGTCATGAATGAGCGTCCCCTATTAGAAGGTTTCATGGCATCTTCGCTATCTGATGATATCAATATCTGATCGCGTCCTTGAGTACCAAAATTATCATATTTCTTCAATGTAGAAGTGAGAGATGATTCTTTTTTCTTTCCCATATGTTTTTTATCATATTCAGAAATACTCAACAAATTTGATTTATCTGATTCTACTTCATCATTTTTAGATTGACTAAGACTATTAGAGACCGATTGTTTTTCAAGTACAGATGCagaaaaataactttttccTCGTACTTTTGATACCACATCATCTGGAGTACTTGTAATTAATAAACTACTCTCAGATTTGTCATTTTTTATCGGGCTATCATCAATGATAGACTGTGATTTCTCGTCATCAGTATCATTTTCTTCATCATCAGTAGTGTCTGTTATAACCATTGCTTTTTTACTTATAATTATAGAACTGTCATCATCAGAGTAATCTGAAAAGGATATATATTTAAATGAAGCAACAGATTTGGTATTAAAAATACAGGGACAATtatgtatgtatatattttAATGAGACAAGATCCTTAATTATCTATTAATcttgaatgaaatttattcagTTTTCAAAATGAAGTGGTTTCGTCGGAAGATTAACGGTCAATTTCTCCTGTGAAAAGAGTGGTATCTCTCATAGGGCCCATTTAAAGAAAATTTGCCTATTAATGCTCTACCTGAACTTTCTCCAAAATTCCTATTCATTCTTAAGATCTTAAGCCCCTAATTTTTCAGGAAACGAATACACAACACACAATGCACGAGaccatttcatttcaaatttatgTCACTGAGCACaacagaaaatatttcaaatttttctgcAGAGTTTGAATTTCAAACGGAGCTTTGACATTCTTGGAATTTTTTTCCTAAATAAAAACAGAAAATTGTCTTTTCATACAATAATTCTGAGTATAGTCATTTAATCTATGGAAGACAGTTtctttattcaaaaatttttgaaaaacttttatCATGCTTCCGTCTGAATCATCAGCATTTTTCTGCCAGAACAAAATGTCAAAGTCAAATGACAGATTAAGACAGAGATAATTGTCTCTGTCAAATGTCAAATATAGAACCAGACAACTAGGGACAACAACTGGAAATGGAAAAACCAAACATCAAACATTGAgctaatttaaaatttttcacagGTTGAATTGAGGCTTTATCATGGCTCTGCCACCAAATTATAAGCAAGTGGCAATGCAAATGCCTAGCCCACAAACACCAAACCGTAAGAAACTTAGTTTTAATAGACAAATTGAATAATTACCCAGAAAATTTCGCTTAGATTGATTGCATGATTAGTATGAGCATTTTGATGTAGTTTCTGTTCTGAAAAGGGCTTGTTTAAACTTTTTAATTAGGCAGTAGGTGAATTTGGCTAAGTTTGTATCTGTATAAACACTTCAAAACCCATTTCACATTTTTTGTTCGAATTCAAAATGAGAGTTTTCTGATGCTACTACTACTCtgactgctcaaaaaaaaatatccataaatttcataaagttgGACGATATCGGAAATGGGTCTTAATGTGATCATAAgtcatatttgaaaatttcaattctgaaaagCCATTATATGGTGTTCCATTGAATTATATTCTCTAGCAGTCGTTGAACTTTTTGACATACAGATACAGAACAACCTCTAGTAGATTAGTGTTCATGGTTATATAAGCTTTGTTTGTGTTTGTTCAGATATACTGGCCGCTGGCTCTCCCATGACTTTCAACATATTGAAAGGTAACTTCTagattttattaaaattcaattttcatattcTCATAATATGAATCTTCAATTATTGAGAATTGTTTGGAAAAATATCTGTTTTCAATGCAGGTGTGTGAATCTGTAAGTTTCATGGCCTCCTTTAAACTAAACAGAAATTCGTGGCTTTTTTCTTACTTCAATTTATAAGTATAGTAGTAATGAGCTGATGGAAAAACATTACATATAATTAGAAAGAAAATTCAGGTAGAATGCATAGTACATAGTGCTTATTTCTTTGTATCTTCCTTATgctctattttttttatattcaagttatttcaaaataattccaaAAATTCCTGCTTCAAGTTCCATCAAATTTTATCAACTAACATCGCAAATGATTGGTTTAGCAATTTTGATTATTACAGATTTGTACAATCAgttttttcaatcgataaaaataatatcagaattgcatgaaaattaaaatatatttCTGGATATGTTGATTTTACCCATTGTTGTCATAGAATATGTCCGGTATTTGTGTGAAACAGTTCCAATTCTTCTTGAAAACTTATTGTTGggtgaaaattgaatattttctaattcaaatttatttctcAATTATGGCAATTACAGAACGTTTGAGAGCCTCTGGTGGTTCTGGATCTTCTTCAGCTGTGAGTAGCAAGAATGTTGACGAAGATAGGTTTTTGCTAAATTATTCTTTTTCCAGAAAGAAACAAATCCTTTTGTCTCGACTCCAAATGGTCATTCCGGCTTTGTTCctcaaaaaattggaaaaaatactgCAGTATGTACTATGATTTTGATTTTTTAAGATACTTATCTTTGTCTCGATGAAGTCTTCTTGATTCTTAAAATTTTTCAGAATGATTCCAAAAATCTCAAGCCTCCAAAGGCACCAGAAAAACCTACTATGCCTTATATGAGATATAGTAGGAAAGTTTGGGATCAAGTGAAGGCTCAAAATCCAGACTTGAAATTATGGGAAATAGGAAGGATTATTGGTCAGATGTGGAGAGATTTACCTGAAGAACAAAAACAAGAATTTGTTGAGGAATATGAGGTTGAAAAAGTGGAATATGAAAAGAGTTTGAAAAACTACCACAATTCCCCTGCCTACTTGGCTTTTATTGctgcaaaaaacaaaaaatccggTGAGAactataaaattatgagttgaACATGTCTTAGTGATTTTATATTTGAAGGTCAAGGTAACGACGGAGAGACGCATGAGAGACGTGAATCTTCTAAGCAAGCAGCAGACAGAGATAGGAGAATCGAAATACAACCTGCAGAAGATGAGGATGGTATATGAATCTCACCATGTTTCATTATAATGATTGAagcattttaatttttctgaatattttcatcACCAATATCTTTTCAGATCAAGATGATGGCTATTCTGTCAAACATGTGGCCTACGCAAGGTATCTCAGAAATCATCGTTTAATCAACGAGATTTTTTCTGAAACGGTAGTCCCTGATGTTAGATCGGTCATAACAACAGGCAGGTTGCAAGTTTTAAAGAGACAAGTTCAGTCTTTAACCATGCACCAGAAAAAATTAGAAGCCGAACTGCAACAGATTGAAGAGAAGTTCGAggctaaaaaaatgaaatttattgaaaGCAGTGAGGCATTTCAGGAAGAGTTGAAAAAAGTTAGTAGAAATAACCATTATGTGTTCATGTTGTTATAATATGGGCATTTCAGCACTGCAAACCAGCTGTTGATGATGAGACCTTCCAAAAAATGGTGGAGAAACAGTACGAGTTACTGAAGAGAGAGAGAGCACAGAGATTTGAGGAAACTGCTAAACCCAAgatagaagaaaatggaaaaactaACCAAGAAACTGTGTCATCTCCTGAATCTCAGCATTCGCAACCGGCTCAAGAAAATAGTCAATCTGATCCAGAGGTAATTATAATAAGACATTTTATGTAGTCTGTAGTAGGGGATGTTGATTTTTCACAACAAGGATTGATTAATGTTACAGCCCATGGATCAAGACAAGGACGAACATTCAAATCCTGAACCCCCAGTTGCTGCTAGCCTGCTTGCAAATCAGAGACCTTTGAACGGAACTGCTAATCGCCCTGAGCCACCCAAACCAATGGAGAAACAGCCCCCTTTCCACCCACACCCCCCTTACCCAGAACAGTCCGTTCCTTCTCCACAATCGCATCAGCACTCCGAGAATCCTCAACCACCCACTGCTGCGCCTCCTGCAAATATGTCTCCTTCACCGAATGCAATGGCACCACCATCTAACCACCCTCAGACTCCCCCTCAGATACCTCCGGGACATTCACCGGTTCCCCATCATCCCGGTGTACCGCAGAATCATCCTGGCATGCCACCGAGTCATCCCGGATTGCCTCCGGCTCCTCACAAGCCGCATATCCCTCCTCAAAATTCGGGTGTTGTACCCCCTCACAATATCCCTCCTCACCCTTCTGCGGTCCATGCAGCTCCCCATCCTCCTGCGCATGCCGTTCCCCCACACCCATCGCAGAACGCGATGATGCCGCCGTCTCAAGTGCCCCCTTACCAACAGTACCCACCGCAGAATGCTTCGCAGTCTATCCCTCTCCCTCCGAGACCGCCCCATCCTGCATATCCTCCCTATCCCCCGCAACAGCAGCAGTCTTATCATCAGGGACCGCCGCAACCATATCCAGGCCAATTTCCAGCCCATTCCTACTATCCTCAGTCTTACCATCAGTATCCGCCTCATATGAACAGACCACATCATTTTCCGCCGCATACAGCTATGCCACCGATCGAAGGACAGCAACCAGTGCCGGGTCCGGGTGGTCCAGAAAGTCACCCCACAAGTGGACATCATATGTATGGGGTACACCCTCCCGCACAACCAGAAGGGGATCATAGGCCTTCAGATGATAATGCATCAGAAGACAGTAAAGGTGGGCGAGTGAAATTACCATATATCACAGAAAAAAATGTTGCTTTTGATGCTGCAGAACATTCTCCGATTAGGTTATCTATGTCTCCGATGTTTATTTAATGATGTTGCATGTCATCTGTCAAAAGTGATAAGGAACCACAGATTAAAGAAATAAgtttttctgtaatctgtgccagAAACCACCTACTTAAAAAGTCTTGGGtcacttaattttttttcgtaaaaTTCTTCAGATTCAGTTTTAAACTTTCACTAGTATTAATTTAGGTGTTCAAATTTTCAGATGCCCATGATGAAAACCTGGGTGAGGAAAAAAAGGAGTAGGAGAATCTTTATATGAGGACTTTCAAGTAATTAGTTAgccaagaagaaaaaatcatatgtatatgtatattgaaAGTGAAAAAGTAGTCCATTAAGTTGACGAATTGTTTTGATTATATCGAAtagatttttttcataattttatttgTACAATAAAGATAATTATGCATAAAATATTACTCTTATTTGAACTTGGATTTTCATAACTAATAAGTATTCAGATGAGCAGTTGAGGTAATAAAAATCGGATTATTTCAATGATTTATTTGCGGAAGTGATGGAAAGGATCAAAAATCCTATGTTTATCTTAGGAGTTAACAGATATTCACTCGGTTATATTCATAACATAGTATCAACTATTTGAAATGGATGAACAGTGAGTGACTCGACCtttattatgatatatcataacGAAATCATTCATCATTTTTCTGGTTATGGTCTACAACCAAATTTCTACTTAGCAACAATGGTCTTATTAGCTCCTCCTGACGCATATAATGCTTCCTTTGAGCATAAGGCTTATAATAGTTTGTATATACTAAATAACACCCTGAAAGGAAGAACAACCCTGATGCAGCTAAAAGCAATGGATGTCCGGCATATTTCGATCTAATGGCCATGATGGATCAACTAAGAGGAATCTTGCTTTTCTTTAACTTCTGGATTTTGTTTGATTTCTTGCAGAGATGGTCTCCAAATGTATATACCACCAATGACCCCCAATACAGTAACCAATCCAATTTCAAACCCAGAGAGTCCCAGAGGTCTTCTTATCCTCATAATAGTTTCCACTTTGCTATTATGTAATTGCTATATTTGCTTGCTCTCTTCTTTAGGTACTTCTTCTGTGGACCTTAAATAAGGTCTTAAAAAGTAAACGCCGGTATggaccatagacctaataaaatatggacaggccctgagagagagaggtcacgagtagtacgttagaaagagatggacatatggtagaaaacgtcaaaatcatatgtttattgtttactgtccagctactgtgttttcaatcgatatttcattctcctcacaagcaatttagcagaaaactaggTTTTTAGAATCGACTGCTACATGCTAATAAAGCGaaagagatttatttttggaaataatagacCAATAAAGGAGTTTCTTCGTTATTTCATGTACATATAAGACATAATTTACAAACAATCACAAGGAATATACCTAATCTACTTCCTATATTTCATAAGGCCACAGCAAGAATTTGTAGAGGTGACTTGAATTTCGAGATAgtatatattattgaatattataaagGATGTTGTTCTAAACGAAGTAGTTACATATCTACCATCACATTCTATTTCAAGGCATGTCCGAAGAAAATACTAAACTCCAATCTGGATTTAATATTAGAAAGAGAAGAGATGTGAATCATGTTGATATTCAGTGAGCCCTGTGACATCGGCAAactcaaaactcaatattttctgttgatcaGTGTCACAGAAATCTAACACTGTAAAGCCACACAATAAAGAAACAGGAGCAGTAAAATATAATGCCAGGAGTGCCAGAGAAGAGCAACTAAACCACCTGATGGAGAAcctatcaaaataattgaaaaaaaaaatgtgaatgattaatcatcatataaatatttccccagcaggaaattttatattatttgtgaaagtatcaataaacatacttaaaattattgcccttttctctataccacacatgtttttgctcaaggaaggtgaaatgctttaaaaaattcacttcaacgattaatttttctctgcgtAGCTAGAACCCAAAGCAGGGGTCCTTTTATCTTACCAAATCACGAGTAATTTCAGTGTATATAAAATCAGACCCTGGCGAATGAGATAATATTGTTGTTTTATACAACTCTCAAGTTTTTCtacattaataaaaataaaaaaataaaatttcagttagtatttttttttttaataaactttttagggttttcactcccaatctctgaaactatTATTTTATCAGCACTTGAAAGATTCAATAcgagaaaaatatagttgatttgataacattttcgaagttgatttcagtacaaaaattgctacaaattaatagaaaatctataaatctaccgacaaccacccaaaaatgcaacatggAGGATCAGCGGACTGGTAGAATTCCCGAATTTACTCGATAACTTGGTTGAAGCGGCAACGTTGATTTATTCTCTACCAGCTACCAGCTTGACGTTTACTACCAGGGACTGCTGTTATCTCTCTTTTCTACCACCCCCTCTCTCTCGTGGGTATTCCTCGATGCGGTGAACGGGAAAACCACGTGAAGGCCTGtccatgtattattaggtctatggtatGGACGATGAGGGCAAATCCTATAATACCTTTAAAGATATTCCCGTACCGTCCACGTTTGGATAACATTAGTTAATTAGTTCATCAATTCTAATCTCCGCTGCTATCATCATCATAGTTTGTCTATGGctgctatataaaaaaaaaacaggttgTCATGTTTTTTAAGGTTAGTTTTGTGCatagaacaaaacaaaacacaaaacaGGCTAGAGAAAGAAGATCTATGAGAACAGGTTTCTGTTTTTCTACGTTGCCTACGCCTTAGAGGGTAGCAACCCTCCATACAAAAGAGTAACTTTTTGAATTCACAAAAAATCACGCAAAACGTTATAACAAGAAAATCGGGGTAAGCACTGACGGGTAGTCAGGTGTTTCTGCGcgcttgttcaaattcaaatttataacCATGTCGTCAGCCTTCCAGGTACTGAACTCACTCAACGCTGCTTAGCTTCCAAgagtaaaattattttttccaaaattttatctTAAGGTGGTCGGCATTTGCTAAGATAcagatttttttaaaattttttttttctctctaggTTTGCGATCTCCGACCCAATTGATGATGATGTTTTCACTTGTTATCTAGGAAGGGATATTACACAGTATTTTCAATTAGTGTCGTCATCATCAGTTTCGGTGATTTAACAAATAGGCTAGGTACTATGTGGGAGTACTACCGGAAGTAGGCATATTGACAGAGGAAATGGACGATGTTGGATAGAGATGAAAATATCTTATCTAGCGGGCTACTTTTTTGCGATAGAAAGTGGTCAGAGTGGTCCTGCATCGTTGCGTTCACACAATATTCAGATGAATAATGTTTTGTCTGGAATATTCAGACCACCAATACGGAGGATGTACATGAAAATTATCAGCAGATAAAATACGAAAGACTCTCGTTACTTATAGTTCATGAATTCTACTTCTGTTGAGGTGATCTATAGATTACTCTGTTCAATATGGGTTCCTAAATGTCATCCCATTCTGATTCTTCTTTGGGTTGTTACCCTATATTCTGAAGGTGTTTCTCGGACGAAAAAGTGTATGCAGAATGAATAATAAGTTCAATGTCAGGATATTTGACAATGGTCATGGTTATATAATCATATCGAGCAACAAAAGCCTTACAATTAAAACGAACTGAACGAAGACATCATTCAtagaataaataattaatttaatCATTTTACCCAACATCAAAGTCATCACGTAGATATCACTTGTTCTTCAAAAGTGAATGAAAAAGAAATTGCACATTTTAGAAGAATTAACGACTGTAGCATTTCCCCAAGtttcaagcaattttttcaGCAAAATTTCGTGGGGATCGTTCAACTAAAAAAGTTGAGTTTCGAAGGGTCACTGCACAGCCTGTCGTGGGAGGAGTTATGTGCGAAAGGGCTCTTTGCGTTCCTTAGGGTCTGTAGTTTAGTTTTTAGTCTTTtagttctactctgtaatctgtgttttTAGTCGGCATCATGATTTGGACCGGAATGTATCGTGCTCGAGTAACATTTTTGATCGCAtctgtatttttggaaatttatatGTATTGGGAAAACATCTTTTCTGCATCCCAGAATCGTTTGGCAAGATCAGTACCTGATGGATTGGTGATAGTCCTGATGGTTTTGATTTCGAACAAGACTTTTCTCAGTCTTTATTCGCTTTTCATCAtgaatatatcagaaattgaggGTGGGTTAATGGTTTCCATATTCCAATAGAAAATTGATCAAAATGGTTAAAATTGAGGTAGAAGGGGAGGTCAAGTTTCAACACAACGGAcatcaaatgaataaatttaCCATTGTACGTCGGAATGAAAGGAAGAGACTCACACACTTCACCCACCGATATATACAATTACTAAACCTAGATTGCTGCCGAGTAATTGTCAATTGTAATGCGTTTATCTTGGATTTTGTTGTAATCGCAATCGGAACACTCATTCATTATTCGTCACACCTCGTATAAGTGTTCGAATACCTTACTTCACTTATAATTTCTatgataataaattttattcggTTCAAGCCGTTCTTCAGTTGAAGTCGACTCATTATGTACAGGTAATCTGAGGATCCACAATTAAGCTAAATTTTTTCGAGATAAAATGAAGAACGTTAACTGTGTTCGTTAATTTTTGccgtatctgtgaaattttcgGATAGAGCGATTTTTTTTTGGTATGTGTTCATAAGAGTGTACATTCATTATATTCTGTGTCCGGTGTGAAACTATTCTCCAGAAAAATGTTTCTCAAAACAGGTGAGAGATTTTTCCATTAGAAATGGACATTA
Proteins encoded:
- the LOC123309047 gene encoding transcription termination factor 2, giving the protein MNRNFGESSDYSDDDSSIIISKKAMVITDTTDDEENDTDDEKSQSIIDDSPIKNDKSESSLLITSTPDDVVSKVRGKSYFSASVLEKQSVSNSLSQSKNDEVESDKSNLLSISEYDKKHMGKKKESSLTSTLKKYDNFGTQGRDQILISSDSEDAMKPSNRGRSFMTPQNKKVEIENSDTEDSDLDSDIIDTSQILDDSFNAETPKPKTQNENSVIVSSDSDEVDTIRRTKDNKQSKGSKMQTKLDDLFKKLEPPSAQKKSIDNSQKKVECKRTEYNDQLMLVRSKEQEMLKAQKIMSTINISNLPDKGLLLKKRFEETKAKFLEAQDRLRNMIVAEEDVPVEQGKKPVVDWNNLEAGIAIVQPKTYGKKGLENYQNQKALTVESLEQLHGSLKNCPKDDQMADEPKGIKVTLMDHQRRALAWLMYREEQKPPGGILADDMGLGKTLTMISLVLKTKENEIDHDDERDEEKESLSKRHRKYNGGTLVVCPASLLNQWAQEIDVKLRRGMLSYNVYHGPKREDKPKRLAEHDVVITTYSIVMNEMEREGAIFRVRWRRIILDEAHQIRNHKAQTSIACCALTGKYRWALTGTPVHNKELDMYALLKFLRCSPFDDLGVWKRWVGDKGSGGGERLTTVISSLMLRRTKAELMAKGELNSMPTRKWDLIPVTLDESEMSLYQKILLFSQTLFAQFLHQRAEKNQDIINFRNPNADTNSEYFKMRKKLLALNQMREVNQHEILVLLLRLRQICCHPSLITNMLQGDEDLGDDEPEEQEEINLLDQLNKLNLDDQPDISPVGEVVGFKEATKGILNPSHPLFAKDRMSSKVKSAMQLIPNILSSGDKIIVVSQWTSFLELFGWHLKEAGIKFTKLDGKVPTSKRTEMVTNFNDPNTKVKVLLLSLTAGGVGLNLVGANHLFLLDLHWNPQLENQAQDRIYRMGQKKNVNIYKFMASETIEERIKKLQENKIQISESMLTGSKHAIGSKLSLQDLKMLFSM
- the LOC123309048 gene encoding pollen-specific leucine-rich repeat extensin-like protein 1 — its product is MALPPNYKQVAMQMPSPQTPNHILAAGSPMTFNILKERLRASGGSGSSSAKETNPFVSTPNGHSGFVPQKIGKNTANDSKNLKPPKAPEKPTMPYMRYSRKVWDQVKAQNPDLKLWEIGRIIGQMWRDLPEEQKQEFVEEYEVEKVEYEKSLKNYHNSPAYLAFIAAKNKKSGQGNDGETHERRESSKQAADRDRRIEIQPAEDEDDQDDGYSVKHVAYARYLRNHRLINEIFSETVVPDVRSVITTGRLQVLKRQVQSLTMHQKKLEAELQQIEEKFEAKKMKFIESSEAFQEELKKHCKPAVDDETFQKMVEKQYELLKRERAQRFEETAKPKIEENGKTNQETVSSPESQHSQPAQENSQSDPEPMDQDKDEHSNPEPPVAASLLANQRPLNGTANRPEPPKPMEKQPPFHPHPPYPEQSVPSPQSHQHSENPQPPTAAPPANMSPSPNAMAPPSNHPQTPPQIPPGHSPVPHHPGVPQNHPGMPPSHPGLPPAPHKPHIPPQNSGVVPPHNIPPHPSAVHAAPHPPAHAVPPHPSQNAMMPPSQVPPYQQYPPQNASQSIPLPPRPPHPAYPPYPPQQQQSYHQGPPQPYPGQFPAHSYYPQSYHQYPPHMNRPHHFPPHTAMPPIEGQQPVPGPGGPESHPTSGHHMYGVHPPAQPEGDHRPSDDNASEDSKDAHDENLGEEKKE